The genomic stretch TTCTGGTATTGCTGGAGAGATGCTAAAAGCTATGGACTGTAAGCCAAGCTCTGATTTCAAATTGCTAtctgaagacaaatgaaacaaatactCTTCAGTTGTTCCAATGTGATAAAATTTGGAGTTATTAAGAACAACAACATTTAGTGGTGTTCCTTTAAGAAGATGAAATATTCTCTGCCTCATGTTTACCAACTCTGACTCTTCCTTAATGACATTTGATGTGTTTCTGGTATACTCCATGGTTGCTCCAGGTCCCAAAGCCTGCAGAAAGTCTCCATATGCATCTATTTCACAGTTCAGTGTGCCTATTTTTTCATAAAAAGCAAGTAACTTTTTTGCTGATTTATAATCTATGTAAAACAGGCTGTCCGTATAGACATACTCAGTACCTAAATTAAGAGAGGGAGTGTCACCTCTAGCAAAGTCCTGTTgaaaaaaatttccttctttatacACAGCATCAAATTGATGCATATTTTCTATACTGGGCTTATGAAGGAAACGACGGCAACACCTATATTCGAGATCTCTAAATTCTGGATAATTAAAAGGTTCTAAGACAAATACTCCATGTGTGGTGCCTACAGTCAAACTAGAAGGATGAGCTAAAGCAGTAAAGCCAGGTTTGTCAAATCTGATAAACTCAGATTCTCCAACACTATAAAGTTCAATATCATCTGCACAGGTAATCAGAATCCCAGGATTCATATGTGGGGGGAAATCAATATACATGGCTAATTTTAGTTCcaacatctgaaaaatggggttaCCAAGAGGTAAAGCAGTGAAAATTTTCCCCAGAGCACTTGCATTTGGAAGGCGTTGACTGTAGCCACctataaaattaaacaaacaaaataaacatttaaaaatgtattatagtTTATTAGATTTTAAAAACCAAGGGGGCATCAACTACAATTCAACACATCTCTAAAGATATTTAATACATACAATGTATCACTGCAACTGAGGATAGAATAATGAATTACAGATTACAAATACAAAAAGCAATTTTCCTGCAGCCATTTGATATAACGCAGTTTAAAGATTCTAGATTAGGACAGAATTCCAATATACTATAAGCCTATGAATTGTTTCAAATCAAATGTTTAGTAAAAAGGATCATGGGCTAAAACATGACCTAGTATCTACATTTTAAGCAATGGTTCAAATAGATGTGGTGTCACATCTGATACCAGGAATATCtgtcataggaaaaaaaattgttgcaAAAAACTGATTTACCAATTCCAAATTACGATTATCTATTAAACAGTAATTTCAAGATGCAGTATATTTCCTTGAATTACTGCATACACTTAAAGGAAGTAAAAGTACATTTATTtaacagagttttaaaatttatactgATTTATAAttcaaaaaggctttcttccTCTAAGATGAACCTTGTAACttcttaatttcttaaaaagtgTGTTTTCCTAAGTACATTAgttatattacattattttaaataattaattacaGTGAGAGACAGCATTACATAGTAGAAGGAGTCAGACAAAAATGGGTTCAATGACATCATCAACACAGCAGCATAAGACATCcactggaaaagtctcccctcagaaacaactaataaaaggacaaattccacttgttTGGAAGCCTGGATGATGATAGAGActagagaaggactccacaaatgttgaaccacagaaaaattaaaaaaaaaaaaacacaccaaaaacgGTAGGAGATCCATGACCTGGACCTGCCAGTCTGGACTCTTCCCGCTTATTCAGTCCTGCGCACTGTACTTTAAGAGTCGCACAGAGGCAGTACAGCCCAGGAACCTCCCGCTGTGGATTCAGACCATATGGCCACTCTGCAGAGACCCAGAGTGGAACACAAGCAGCTGGTAAGTGCTTGCATACAAAAGGGgcctcagaaaataaaaagagactgcagcagaactgttggcaagaggtgcacacatTCAACTCAATCTGCTGAATCATCAAAACAAAGGGCACCTTTTTAAAACACTGAACTCATCTGGTTCCCTGTGGTGGGATAAACCAATGGGGAAATAATCAGAGGCAGGAAAACCTCAgggaaattaaaagggaaaaattgaagtgctgtaagacaggatgggtcccagaCCTGAAAAGTGTAATAAAAATGGGGCATTGaatgaaagggagaagtaaaacaaatcacaggagctggggagaaaattctgcacaaaaataaccagaacaGACCAGGATTCCCAGAGAATGAAGAGatgaaagaaagctttctcataGAGGTGAAATAATTGCACATAAAAGGGTAATCTTGAAAGCTGTACCACACGTCAAGGGAAAGAATCAGGTGTAGAAGACCTGAGAAAGTCTGAACAGTTAAACAGAGGCTACTCTAGGTCCAgtataagttggaccaagtgtcaaagaaaagccttatCACATAACCAATCTACAATAGAACCCTGAGCAatggggagaaactgacctttagAGTTATCAcaccaaaataatcagatgcccagacatcagcaaaaaatcaaaCCACACTAAgacacaggaagatatggctcagtcaaggaaacatacaaacttcagaggagacaaagaatttggaaaaacttttCAAAGAAGATCAAGCAAATCTATTCAAtccaaggaaaagaaggaaaatatgggtAGAAGTAAACTAATGATAGATATAGagctaaaagatattaagaagagaatgtgtgagcaaaaagaagaatttaggaagtttaaaaagaagcataacaAATTATGGGATGAAAGGaataataatggagattaaaaatatattaaggcATACCATAGCAGTTATAAACAAGTAGAAtaaggaatcagtgaactagaagacacgacaatcaaaatcatacagtcagaagaacagatagagaaaagagtaaaaaaaaattgagcggTGTCTAAGGGACTTGTGTGATAGCACAAAGCATAacaacatatgcatcatgggagtcccagaaggagaagagaagagaaaaggaaaagaatatttgaggaaaagtAATGGTCCTAAATTTCCCACtattatcaaagacataaatatacatgtcaaagaagtgcaacatactccaaacaggataaagacCCTAACAAACCTATTCTGAGGCacattaatcagaatgtcaaatgccaaagataaagagagaattctgaaagcagcaagagaaaaatgattcatcacatataagggatcctcaattagactaagttctgatttctcaaaagaaaccatggaggtgagaaggcagtggcatgatatatttaaagtactaaagagaaaaactgcaagccccaaattctttatcaggcaaaactgttcttcaaaaatgagggagcctttaaaacattcacagataaataaaaatggagaatgTATCaccaaaagatctgccctacaagaattgctaaagggagttctttaggttgaaaggaaaaaaaacaggagagagtggcttggagcacTGTGAAGAAGTGAAGTAATTCAGTAAAGGTAAACAAATGTGGAAATGCAAAatccaatagtactgtatcctcaatatataactaCTCTTTTATTCCTGTAAGAATTAGAGGACAATTGAATAAGATAtagtcatatttcctgataatggtcatgcaaaatataaaaaggtaatatgggaaaaaagcaacataaagaacgaaaacagagggaaataagagcagagaatgtgtatgctacgGAAGTTAAGtcggtatcttttcaaattattggttatagacttaggttgtataatacaaaccccagggtaactacaaagaaagtatgtaaaatatataccaaaatggaaatgagaaaagtatcagtcagatacatcacaaaagatcaactatacaaaaaGGAGGGtgacataaaggaaaagagagacaaaaaagataaaagttgTAAAAAACCAAAGGCCAAAATGGCTGAACTATTGCTTTAACAGTAAtgacactgaatgtaaatggattaaacttcccaatcaaaagacgcagattgacagaatggattttaaaaaaaaaaaagcaagatccaactatatttgtttacaagagactcaccttggaactaaagacacaaatagattgaaagtgaaagacagTCCATGCAAACtggaaccaaaagagagctggggtagctataccaacatcagacaaaacagacttaagtcaaaagctgttacaagagacaaaggatactatatattaaaaaaaggggcaatctaccaagaagaaataacaatcttaaatacTTATGTACCTAAACATTGTACCCCCAAATTTATGAGatgaacactggcaaaactggagAAATAGCTACCTCTATAATAATGGTTGGAGACTTCCATATACCACTTTTCATCAATAGAAAGACTATgaagacagaagaccagtaaggaaacagagaacttgaacaatatgataaataaactagatcTAACAAACGTAAGATAGAACATTGCAACCTAAAACAacagatacacattcttctcaagtgcacatggatcgtTCTCCAGAAtaagaccatatgttgggtcaccaaacgtatatctcaataaatttaaaaagatttgaaTTATACAAACcatcttctctgaacacaatggaatgaggCTGGAAATCAAGAACAAGTAGGGAAATGGAAAATCCActaatacatggaagttaaataacactcttaatcaatgggtcaaaagaaaaaacaaaagtcacaagggaaatcagtaaatatgagacaaatgaaaactagaatataacatatcaaaactgcTGGGatgacatgactcccggggatgaaacggacctgacatcatgggattgagaacatcctcctgacaaaaagggggatgcgaaatgaaacgaaataaactTTCAGTCggtgagagattccaaatggagttgagaggacactctggtgggcattcttatgcactacacagataaccctttttaggttttaatgcattggaatagctagaagtaaatatttgaactatcaaactgcaacccagtagccttgactcttgatgatgattgtatagcaacatagcttacaatgggtgacagtgtgattgtgaaaccttgtggatcacactccctttacacagtgtatggatggatgagtagaaaaatgaggacaaaaaaccaaatggaaaaatagggttgggggggatgatttgggtgttcttttttacttctatctttttattcttattttctctttttctggtactaggaaaatgttcaaaaatacattggggtgatgaatgcacaattatatgatggtactgtgaacaactgattgtacacctagaatgactgtatggtatgtgaatacatctcaataaaattgaattggaaaaaaaaaaaactgctgggatgcagcaaaggtagtgctcaggcggaaatttacagccctacatgcctacattaaaaaaagaagaaagaactaaaatcacagacctaactgctcacctggaggactCAGAAAAATAACAGCGAACTGAAcctgaagcaaaaagaaagaagcaaataataaatattagagcagaaataaatgaaacagagaataaaaaacaaagaacattagcaaaaccaaaagttggttatttgaaaagatccataaaattgacaaatcttaaactagactgacaaagaaaaagagaggatacaaataaaatcagaaatgagagggaggataTAACTattgaccccatagaaataaataGGATCGTAAGAGGATATTATGGACTTCCAGGGAAGACAGTGAAATAGGGAGCTCCATGACCCAGTCCTTCCAtgaaaacagctattaaacagacAGACACTGTCTAAAGAACTATTTTGAAaacccagaggccagaagaactctgtacagcatccagggaagagtgggaggaaaagactgataaagtATGGTACAGAGCTGCAAACTGCTCTGAGTAGCGgctactggcacccatcccccaccctcatgGCAGGCTGCTGCAGGGTCCAGTTTTGCCTAGCTTGctagtgacagaaagggacataaaatccTCTTCTACCAAAAGGGGATGGGCACAGTTCATCACCAATCACCGCTTTTGATAAGCAAATTTGGATGGCTGGGTCCTGGCTTtaagggcagctattgtttcaacttgccctggacaaaggcagtggcagccattgtttcaatcctGTCCCAACAAAGGCAGCAGGAGCCACTGTTTCAATCGCCCTCGGACAGGGGTAGAGGTGGTAGTGATTTAAAGACAAAGTGCTTCTTCAGGGTTGTGAGGGACACttagctgcatttgctgggcaggtcaggaaagctcagcttttcGGAGCCATTAGAGAAGATGTTGCCGCCCTTCCTGACTCCCACCCCTGAGCACTCTGAAGTCAGTCTATAACCTGTGTATGGGTCTCTGACCCAGTATTGGCCGGGAAAGACCAACTGGtaaaagtcctctctggggtgacactcctcccagaatttgccctccaggcaaaaatgtgagaggaaagaaaaggaatgtaaaatCCAATAGAGACAGACAGCCAGGGACAAAATGGATATGAGAAATGTaaatgtgcatgctattgaagttaaggtggTATCAAATCAAAGATGGCTGTGATATATTAAGGACAATAAATTtcaaccccatggtaaccacaaggaaaacagatgaaaaatatatctagatagaaatgagaaggcactcaacatggtacaacacaaaaaagcaaataaatataaaatatattttaatggaaGTGATTGACAAAAACAGTCTAAGACTTTCAAaggctaaacagcaaaatggtagaagCAAGTTCTGTGTTACCAGTAGTGagttaaaatgtaaatggattaaactcccaagcCAAAATGCAGAAACAACAGAATGGAATAAGAAAAGCATGAACCAAGTATATGCTGCCTGCAAAAACCTCactttaaagtcaaagatacaagtaggctgagtgtgaaagaatgggaaaaaatatatcatacaattagtaaccaaaagagagctggggtggctatgctaatatcagataatatagactttaagtcaaaaaaagtTACCATTATTATGGTCGGTATATACAGATTAAGGGGATAATTCAGAAGGAAGATGTAACAACTATAAATTTTTATGCAGTTATCTGCAGAGCCccaatatatatgaagcaaatactgacagattttaagggagaaactgacagttctctattaataataggagactttaatacaccactctcaataacgGAGTGagtatctagtcagaagatcagtgAGGAAGTACAGGATGTGAACGACACACTAAACCAAGTAAacctaatggacatatatagaacactggaCCCAAAGAAAACAGGATACAtactcttctcaagtgcacatggacaTTATCCAGGATaaaccgtttttttttttttttggtcacaaaataagtctcaatacattagaaagtattgaaatcataaaatgtatattctctgaccacaagagaatgaagctagaaatcaatagcagagagagaaatggaaaattcacaaacatgtggaaatactcttaaacaaccaatgggttaaagaggaaatcagaagtaaaattaggaaatatcttgaggcaaatgaaaatgaaaatacaacataccaaaatttatgggatgcagtgaaggcagtgctgagagggcaatttatagctttaaatccttacattaaaaaagatgaagacttcaaatcagagacctaacctcaaaactggaagaactagaaaaagaagaacaaacaaaattcaaactaagcagaaggaaagaaataacaaagatcagagtggagacaaatgaaatagaaaataaaaaaacaaacaaacaatagaatcaacaaaactaaatgttggttttttgaaaagatcgtaaaattgacaaacctttagctaaactgaccaagaaaaaaagagaatacaaataaagaaaatcagaaatgaaaagggggacattattattaaccccactgaaataaaaaggacagttaagaggatactatgaagaacggcatgccaataaattagataacctagatgatacagacaaattcttagaaacacacagaaaCTATGTATATTGAGAAAAAGAAGATGTCAACAAACCAGTTGCTAGTAAAGAGATTAACTCAGTAaacaaaacctcccaacaaagaaagcccaggaccagatggccttAAAGCGGATTTCTAGCAAACATTCTAAGTCTTAACctcaattcttctcaaactcttccaaaaaatgaagaggaggtaACACTCCCTTACTCATTCTACAAGGCTAACATCACtgtcataccaaagtcagataaagataccacaagaaaagcaaactacagatcaataacttatgaatatatatgcagaaatcctcaacaaaatactagcaaactgaatccaacagcaaattaaattaattatacaccatcatcaagtgggttttattctggcatgcaaggttggttaaacataagaaaatcaattaatgtaatacaccatattaatagaatgaaggactaaaatcacatgatcatctcaattatgaagaaaaggcatttgacaaaacacagcaccttttcttgataaaaacacttagaacactgtgaatagaaagaaacttcttcaacacgataaagggcatatatgataaaggacccacagctaacatcccgcttaatggtgaaagactggaagctttccttctaaaatcaggaagaaaagaTGTCCATTGTCATCCCTGGGcacagaagacaaataaatggaaggacattctatgttcatggattacaAGAGTatacattgttaagatgtcagtactacccaaagcaatttatacattcaatgcaatcccaatcaaaattacaacaacctactttgcagaaatggaaaagccaatcatcacatttatGTGGAGGCACAAGGGGCCCTGATCAGATAAAGCCACcttgataaagaagaatgaagttggaggactcatacttccctaccttaaacttattacaaagccacagtaatcaaaacagcatggtactggcataaagacagacatatagaccaatggaatagaattgagagctcagaattcAACTCTCATATTTAtggtcaactaatttttgacaagggggcaaagaccattcAAACTGGGAAAGAAAtgtctcatcaacaaatggttctgggaaaactggatctccatttgcaaaaaaaagaaaaagaaggacccctccctcacaccttatataaaaatcacctcataatggatcaaagatcttaatAAAAGAGCTAGAACTaacaaactcctaaaagaaaacttaaggacacatcttcaggaccttgtgttaggcaatggtttcttagactttacactcaaatcaccagcaacaaaagaaaaaacagataaatgggacatcatcaaaatcagaaacttttgtgcatgaaagAACTTTATCAcgaaagtgaaaggacaaccttttttatttttaaatattttaaagattgtaCTTTTGGTCAATCATAATTagacaaaaaatgtaaaacaggtTTAGCAACAGTCTTGTAATCCCAGAGCTAAATCAGCCTCTCAGTGATGACAAGAATCCTTTCTAAATAAAGCCTAACAGAGCCATAGTCATATTTTGATGAGTTCTGccttaggaaaataattttctacATACATATCAAAAGTAATTTCCATGAAAAGTTGATGGTGGATATCATCTAGAATTTTAAGGACATTTAAATTGTGTGAACAATATACTACGCTGCCTACAATACAAAAAATATCAAAGCAAGAGAAGTATGAAATATTTGTGTTCAAAGCAAAATAActtcaaagaataaagaaaaaaaaaaaagtatatgctaAGGAGAAAAAAGTCCCTAGAGTATCAGATgaaataatcaaaaggaaatgcaaattagcaAAGTATCACTTTACCAGAGTGAATTAATAGGATGGTAAAAGAACTCCATTTATCTCCATACAACTTTTCCAAACATTGCAGGACACAAAGTGTTGATCCtccatttccttaaaaataaagttaaaaatcacAATTTACTTCATAGAAACCTACTAAAACTTCATAATTatggtaaatttatgttttataacATTTACAGATGTTGACTTTTGGCTACTGTTAACTACACAGAAAGATAGCAAAGGTATTggtaaaataatcaaattaaatataCATCTAATAGCAAATGAAAAACCAAGCATTTAGTATAAAACCCAGAGATCACCCCTTAGTAATAAATGATGAGCTACTAATGTTCTCCtgaaaatagtgataataatgataaatgatAAATCAGACAATCTCAGCACTAGAAGACTGCAAATATAATCATTCACATGGAGTTACAAATCACaaaacccatttaaaaaattctcccaTATGACATAATTAAACAAGCAAGTTAGACATCttctctaaaaatttttttagaatttGATTGCCTAAAATACATCATAATTATAACTACCATTTACTAGTTACCTTGGGCACgttatttaattttctgtgcctcagttcacATTTATACAATTCATCATgagtaaatgtcattaaaatgaataaaattcttttttaaataacattatgGAAGATTTCACAGTAAAGTCAGTAAGTAAGAACAGTTGCTattccttttatcttttaaaaaaaatcaatttacattaaaatgtaaGAGTACTCAGATGTTATGGGTAGATAATACAACTTATTAACTGTTAAGTCACAGAAAGGCTTTTCTTTAACGATTATTCTGCGAAGAACATATGTTATAAACCTGACTAAAAACTGCATACCAATTTTGGCTCCAACAGGATCAACAAAAACATGATATTGAACTCCAAGGGGCAACGCCTTTCTTTTCAGCTTTTCTGACAGCTGTTGCTTATAGGCAAGTTCCTGTTTTTCATCAGCAGCTGTTATTGCAACAATGTCCCAGAATTCTCCAGCTGCCACAGCTTTGCCtatttggaaagaagaaaataaaaagataacatttaTTATAATCTTTAAAGATATACCTTCTACTTTTGAGAATGAGGGAATAATTAGTGCTAGTAGGTATGGGTCAAAATAGTTCTCGTGAGGATTGTCCACacgtccttttttttttttctttcagatttcttGCTCCTTTCATGGTCTAAAAAACCCATTCATTTACAAACTCCGAAAGATAGGATGTTTGTTTATTAAGAGGGGTACTCTTGAACTGCCAATTCTCTtacctcaatttttaaataagaaggggagataaagaaataaatatatcaatCTCCAGCTTTGAAAATCAATTTCCATATTATCAGGCCCACTTAGTGTTTGTTGGCTAAGAAAGACTCAACCTAAGGATACATTCCGTCAATGCTTCTGAGTACTATTTAATTACCTTGCTTTGAGCCATGCAACGTAACAAAAACTATTAAAGTGTGACATTAAATTCTGAGTGAAAGAAAAATTCCAATTCCCTAATGAATTCATTATAATATACCGCACTTGGTGTACAGTGGAAGGCTTTTGTTTATTGATAAACCAGATAAgggtttttattatttaacaAACAAGACTTGGAAGCTAGAATCTAATAGTGTTGAACATTTTTCCTGGTATCCAAGTTATTATtccctcttatttttttaaagcagtcattGCATTAGAGATACAACCAAATTTTATTAGTTAGTTGTACAGGGAATGGCAAGTGGCGTGGCATTTTTATTGACACCAAActtcccctttttattttttaatacataattCCTGTCTCCTCCCACTCCTtcttccccacctcaccccccatCTCCAACCTAACAGCGTTTACATTACAGAACAAATTGGTAAAGCAGCTGGGGTACTGAGGCTAAAATCAGATCTTTTTGTAGAGGTCAAAATACTGTGCTTCAagacttttacatttatttaaaataact from Choloepus didactylus isolate mChoDid1 chromosome 2, mChoDid1.pri, whole genome shotgun sequence encodes the following:
- the FPGT gene encoding fucose-1-phosphate guanylyltransferase isoform X2, with the translated sequence MAAAKVPPDVALREATHRKLRKFSELRGKAVAAGEFWDIVAITAADEKQELAYKQQLSEKLKRKALPLGVQYHVFVDPVGAKIGNGGSTLCVLQCLEKLYGDKWSSFTILLIHSASLQQYQNALVKHPVSFKVYWIQDVLWHLAQLLNIPDWGLMFQLGKTALSVVLIS
- the FPGT gene encoding fucose-1-phosphate guanylyltransferase isoform X1, with the protein product MAAAKVPPDVALREATHRKLRKFSELRGKAVAAGEFWDIVAITAADEKQELAYKQQLSEKLKRKALPLGVQYHVFVDPVGAKIGNGGSTLCVLQCLEKLYGDKWSSFTILLIHSGGYSQRLPNASALGKIFTALPLGNPIFQMLELKLAMYIDFPPHMNPGILITCADDIELYSVGESEFIRFDKPGFTALAHPSSLTVGTTHGVFVLEPFNYPEFRDLEYRCCRRFLHKPSIENMHQFDAVYKEGNFFQQDFARGDTPSLNLGTEYVYTDSLFYIDYKSAKKLLAFYEKIGTLNCEIDAYGDFLQALGPGATMEYTRNTSNVIKEESELVNMRQRIFHLLKGTPLNVVVLNNSKFYHIGTTEEYLFHLSSDSNLKSELGLQSIAFSISPAIPECSGKTSCVIQSILDSRCSVAPGSVIEYSRLGSNVSVGENCIISGSYIITKAILPPYSCVCSLSLKMNGHLKYSTVAFGVHDNLKKNVRTFSDIKLLQFFGVCFLSCLDIWNLKVTEELFSGKKTYLSLWTARIFPVCCSLSDSVTTSLKMLHAVKNKSSFSLNNYQLLSIEEMLIYKDVEDMITYREQIFLEISLNKKQSDLETS